Proteins encoded within one genomic window of Diorhabda sublineata isolate icDioSubl1.1 chromosome 1, icDioSubl1.1, whole genome shotgun sequence:
- the LOC130452511 gene encoding phenoloxidase-activating factor 1-like, producing the protein MHGKGFIFFNVSLIILTISSSVKCQQSCETPNGVSAICISVFDCKHFIKAIRNGNLSQLAFIRKSQCGYDSTPFVCCGEDVDFLPIPSGRSSSTISQNFLRNSAIPDWNTCGIQKSDTGIARFIIGGTETKLKEFPWMALLGYTDKFDNLLWPCGGTLINSRYILTAAHCVTGDILKLVGKLSYVKLGEHNVKTEIDCDKHGNCNNPPVVVGVETSIFHEDYDPDDKTSANDIALIKLHQHITYTDFIRPICLPEPNESSVIGDYLTTAGWGLTENRTNSNYLLKVEVPLNDNEKCNNAFRSTGETLLDSQICAGGDAERDSCSGDSGGPLMARRASNPRQWYQEGIVSFGDVRCGIQGLPGVYTKVSSFLSWIHRHVED; encoded by the exons ATGCACGGaaaaggttttatttttttcaacgtGTCTCTGATTATTTTAACCATAAGTTCATCGGTCAAATGTc aacaATCATGTGAAACTCCGAACGGTGTTTCGGCGATTTGCATTTCCGTTTTCGATtgtaaacattttataaaagcTATTAGAAATGGAAATCTTTCACAACTCGCTTTTATACGAAAGTCACAATGCGGTTATGATTCTACTCCCTTTGTTTGCTGTGGTGAAGATGTCGATTTCCTCCCAATACCATCAGGAAGATCTTCGTCAACTATTAGTCAAAATTTTCTAAGAAACTCGGCAATTCCTGATTGGAACACCTGCGGAATACAg AAATCTGATACTGGTATTGCAAGATTCATTATTGGAGGAACAGAAACGAAATTGAAAGAATTTCCTTGGATGGCTCTTCTTGGTTACACAGATAAATTCGATAATTTGCTATGGCCTTGCGGCGGTACTCTCATCAACTCCAGGTATATTTTGACAGCTGCACATTGCGTCACTGgagatatattaaaattagtagGGAAACt TTCTTATGTGAAGCTTGGTGAGCACAACGTAAAAACCGAAATCGATTGTGACAAACACGGAAATTGTAACAATCCTCCAGTTGTAGTAGGTGTGGAAACTAGTATTTTCCACGAGGATTACGATCCAGATGATAAAACCAGCGCAAACGATATAGCTCTAATAAAATTGCATCAACACATCACGTACACAg attttatacGTCCAATATGTCTCCCGGAACCAAACGAATCTTCTGTTATCGGGGATTATCTCACAACAGCCGGTTGGGGTTTAACAGAAAATCGGActaattctaattatttattaaaagtggAAGTTCCAttaaatgataatgaaaaatgtaataacgCTTTTAGATCTACGGGGGAGACGCTGTTAGATTCACAAATTTGCGCTGGAGGAGACGCTGAACGAGATTCTTGCTctg GGGATAGCGGGGGACCTTTGATGGCTAGAAGGGCGAGCAATCCACGTCAATGGTACCAAGAAGGAATCGTTTCTTTCGGTGATGTAAGATGTGGTATACAAGGATTACCGGGTGTTTATACAAAAGTCTCAAGTTTCTTATCCTGGATACATAGACATGTTGaagattga